In Spirochaetota bacterium, the following are encoded in one genomic region:
- the argC gene encoding N-acetyl-gamma-glutamyl-phosphate reductase, which produces MKKALIVGATGFGGLGLIEILLRHPGIRIKQLIARKDAGVPVSRVFPHLKGYCDMLVDTPENIDYGDIDISFFSTPDRAGMTLIKEFLRHKIPVIDFSGDFRFGSENDYAVYAANKGMETAHLAAKTLQEAVYGLPEINAEKIKEARIVGNPGCFAVSMILGLLPAVEKGLVEGASIVCDGKTGVSGAGKNPGESNFYPQRYENVNTYREGRHQHIVEVENVLNARGGRRHNIFFVPQIVPLNRGILTTIYADCAKGLTTADVQAMYREYYKGKPFVYITDSSPNTTDVRGSNRCEIRTMVDERTGKLFITSVIDNLIKGQSGNAVQNANLMLGFEETAGLSAMPFYP; this is translated from the coding sequence ATGAAGAAGGCGCTGATCGTGGGAGCAACTGGTTTCGGGGGACTCGGCCTCATCGAAATTCTCCTTCGTCATCCCGGCATCAGGATAAAACAACTCATCGCCCGCAAAGACGCCGGTGTCCCGGTCAGCAGGGTGTTCCCTCATCTTAAAGGATACTGCGATATGCTCGTTGATACGCCTGAAAACATCGATTACGGCGACATCGATATCTCTTTTTTTTCCACACCAGACCGGGCGGGGATGACGCTTATTAAGGAGTTCCTCCGACACAAAATTCCGGTCATCGACTTCAGCGGGGACTTCCGGTTCGGCAGCGAAAACGATTACGCCGTCTACGCGGCGAACAAGGGGATGGAAACCGCCCACCTCGCCGCCAAAACGCTTCAGGAGGCGGTATACGGACTGCCGGAAATCAATGCGGAAAAGATAAAAGAAGCCCGGATTGTGGGAAACCCCGGCTGTTTCGCGGTGTCAATGATTCTGGGACTACTCCCCGCCGTGGAAAAAGGCCTGGTCGAGGGCGCATCGATCGTCTGCGACGGGAAGACCGGCGTATCCGGCGCCGGCAAAAATCCCGGCGAGTCGAACTTCTACCCGCAGCGCTACGAAAACGTCAACACCTACCGAGAGGGCCGGCATCAGCACATCGTCGAGGTGGAGAATGTGCTCAACGCGCGCGGTGGCCGCCGGCACAACATCTTCTTCGTACCGCAGATCGTGCCGCTCAACCGCGGCATCCTGACGACCATTTACGCGGACTGCGCCAAAGGCCTCACAACGGCCGACGTTCAGGCTATGTACCGCGAATATTACAAGGGGAAGCCCTTCGTCTACATCACCGACAGTTCACCCAACACCACCGACGTTCGCGGTTCCAACCGCTGCGAGATCCGCACGATGGTGGACGAGCGCACCGGCAAGCTCTTCATTACATCGGTGATCGACAATTTAATCAAGGGACAGTCGGGAAACGCCGTGCAAAACGCCAACCTAATGCTCGGCTTCGAGGAAACGGCGGGGCTGTCGGCGATGCCGTTTTATCCTTAG
- a CDS encoding DUF1302 family protein translates to MKRRRYHPEILWRFRAKSALIVTGLVLASPFACGLTSLELFAVTSNPDSAPEENPRGADETGRGEALGIPCDFKGFAELRTLVHAITEQEAPDAVKKRELRLNFDVKYGPDDLYLRATGNVYGNAGLAADSLDAEYAFAENARVRRNLAVSDRSAEASFRELYVNKSFGNIRLRAGNQIYGWGTADVFNPTSYFNPFDLREALFRADDELKAGVPSLSGMFFIGDATLEVVVVPVHIPMLLAPVGNFWEIRYREGPFPVSIEEPGGLPATFANAAAGARYAASVAGVDFAASVYRGPDREPVFRPMRTLIAPNEPVTILVRPEYHSVTMAGVDFSLNFDRVVVQAEAVYSPDKAGVVGQVYTPQVRFPFEVRTGHFVSYSAGFNYFIPLGLLLEGHEGETVLTVEWNQSRYFDDGIMPPLITDVLAVRLQDEFLGGRMKTTFTLLWDAHTGAMVLWPSLGWDFLNGLSVEIAYVSISARSGTERSIFSFYNDNDIITARVRYAL, encoded by the coding sequence ATGAAACGCCGCCGGTATCACCCGGAAATTCTCTGGCGGTTTCGCGCCAAATCGGCGCTGATCGTTACGGGGCTGGTGCTCGCGTCGCCCTTCGCGTGCGGCCTCACATCCCTGGAGCTTTTCGCGGTTACATCGAATCCGGATTCGGCTCCGGAAGAAAACCCGCGCGGCGCTGACGAAACCGGCCGGGGAGAGGCTTTGGGCATCCCCTGCGATTTCAAGGGATTCGCCGAACTCCGAACGCTCGTGCACGCGATCACGGAGCAGGAGGCCCCGGACGCGGTGAAGAAGCGCGAACTTCGATTAAATTTCGATGTAAAATACGGCCCCGACGACCTGTATCTGAGGGCGACCGGCAACGTGTACGGAAACGCCGGCCTTGCGGCCGATTCGCTCGATGCGGAATACGCATTCGCCGAAAACGCCCGCGTGCGGCGCAACCTGGCGGTCTCGGACCGGAGTGCGGAGGCCTCCTTCAGGGAGCTCTATGTAAACAAGAGTTTCGGGAACATTCGCCTGCGCGCCGGCAACCAGATTTACGGATGGGGTACCGCCGATGTGTTCAATCCCACCTCCTATTTCAATCCCTTCGACCTCAGGGAGGCGCTCTTTCGCGCCGACGACGAGCTGAAGGCGGGGGTCCCCTCGCTCAGCGGCATGTTTTTCATCGGTGACGCCACACTCGAGGTCGTGGTGGTGCCGGTGCATATTCCCATGCTGCTCGCCCCTGTGGGAAACTTCTGGGAGATCAGGTATCGCGAGGGCCCGTTCCCCGTCAGCATCGAGGAGCCCGGGGGCCTTCCCGCAACCTTTGCAAACGCCGCCGCCGGCGCCCGCTACGCCGCAAGCGTCGCCGGCGTCGATTTCGCCGCAAGCGTTTACCGCGGCCCCGACCGCGAACCGGTCTTCCGGCCCATGCGTACGCTCATCGCCCCGAACGAGCCGGTCACCATCCTTGTACGCCCCGAATACCACTCGGTTACCATGGCCGGCGTCGATTTCTCCCTGAATTTCGACCGGGTCGTAGTGCAGGCGGAGGCGGTCTACTCGCCCGACAAGGCGGGTGTCGTCGGCCAGGTCTACACGCCCCAGGTACGCTTCCCCTTCGAGGTGCGTACGGGCCACTTCGTGTCTTACTCCGCGGGCTTCAATTATTTCATTCCGCTTGGCCTCCTCCTCGAAGGCCACGAGGGCGAAACCGTGCTGACCGTCGAGTGGAACCAGTCGCGCTATTTCGACGACGGCATTATGCCACCGCTCATCACCGATGTACTTGCCGTACGCCTTCAGGATGAATTCCTCGGCGGAAGGATGAAAACGACCTTCACCCTTCTGTGGGACGCGCATACCGGGGCCATGGTGCTGTGGCCGTCGCTGGGATGGGATTTCCTGAACGGACTGAGCGTAGAGATCGCGTACGTTTCAATTTCGGCGAGAAGCGGTACCGAGCGCTCCATCTTCAGCTTTTACAACGACAACGACATCATCACCGCGAGGGTGCGCTATGCGCTCTGA
- a CDS encoding TetR/AcrR family transcriptional regulator: MTHRQKIVNSARTLFSRQGFSATGLRQIAEKAGVSLGNIYNHFRNKDELFEELLDPKALIETLSGTFREITEDFPFNIDRLILAVKKSVDSNRDLFKLIFIDLSEFEGRHTDRMMRYFIGTGKERFSRQLESKSRTGKLKDLDYEFFIKLFIISSMSFFASSHILPSLKIDRYSDEEVAKMLSGFILTGIRR, translated from the coding sequence ATGACACACAGACAAAAGATCGTCAATTCCGCGCGGACACTGTTTTCGCGACAGGGCTTTTCCGCCACCGGCCTGCGGCAGATCGCCGAAAAGGCCGGAGTGTCGCTCGGAAACATTTACAACCACTTCCGCAACAAGGACGAGCTTTTCGAGGAGCTGCTCGACCCGAAGGCCCTCATCGAAACCCTATCGGGCACCTTCCGGGAAATCACCGAGGACTTCCCTTTTAATATAGACCGGCTCATACTCGCCGTAAAAAAATCGGTCGATTCCAACCGCGATCTCTTCAAGCTCATCTTCATCGACCTGAGCGAGTTCGAAGGCAGGCACACCGACAGGATGATGCGCTATTTCATCGGGACGGGGAAAGAGAGGTTCTCCCGCCAGCTCGAAAGCAAGAGTCGCACCGGGAAGCTCAAGGATCTCGATTACGAGTTCTTCATCAAGCTGTTCATCATATCCTCCATGTCGTTTTTCGCCAGTTCGCATATACTGCCGTCGCTGAAGATCGATCGCTACAGCGACGAGGAGGTGGCTAAGATGCTGTCCGGATTTATCCTTACCGGTATTCGCCGATGA
- a CDS encoding aspartate-semialdehyde dehydrogenase: protein MKKYNVVILGATGAVGIEFRKILLERKFPIDSIRFLGSSTVGKQIEFGGRTVTVEAVGDDSFKGYDIGLFSAGASISVQVARKAAESGCVVIDNSSAWRMEPDVPLVVPEVNPDDVDWNKGIIANPNCSTIQMVVALKPIHDYARIKRIVVSTYQAVSGTGLKAIKELEIQVKDIVQERPISQRKVYAHQIAFNAIPHIDVFLPNGYTKEEMKMVNETRKIMGDDSIGVTATTVRVPVYHGHSESVNIETEKKLSAEKARELLKSAPGVIVEDDPARNLYPLAINAAGRDEVFVGRIRDDESIPNGINMWIVSDNIRKGAALNAVQIAELLIKKGMVK, encoded by the coding sequence ATGAAAAAGTACAACGTGGTGATTCTCGGGGCGACCGGCGCCGTGGGTATCGAGTTTCGAAAGATACTGCTCGAGCGGAAATTCCCCATTGACAGTATCCGCTTCCTCGGGTCTTCCACCGTGGGTAAACAGATCGAGTTCGGCGGTCGCACGGTTACGGTCGAGGCGGTCGGCGACGATTCCTTCAAGGGATACGATATCGGGCTCTTCTCCGCGGGCGCTTCGATCAGCGTTCAGGTGGCCCGCAAAGCCGCTGAATCGGGATGTGTGGTCATCGACAACAGCTCGGCATGGCGCATGGAGCCGGACGTTCCGCTGGTGGTGCCCGAGGTGAACCCGGACGACGTGGATTGGAACAAGGGAATCATCGCCAACCCCAACTGCTCGACGATCCAGATGGTCGTGGCGCTCAAACCGATCCACGACTATGCGAGGATAAAGCGCATCGTGGTCAGCACGTATCAGGCGGTATCGGGGACGGGGCTAAAGGCCATCAAGGAACTCGAAATACAGGTGAAGGACATCGTACAGGAGAGGCCGATCTCCCAGCGGAAGGTATACGCCCACCAGATCGCGTTCAACGCCATTCCGCACATCGACGTGTTCCTGCCGAACGGTTATACCAAAGAAGAGATGAAGATGGTAAATGAAACCCGGAAGATCATGGGAGACGACTCCATCGGCGTAACGGCGACCACTGTCCGTGTGCCGGTATATCACGGCCACTCCGAAAGCGTTAACATTGAAACCGAAAAGAAGCTATCGGCGGAGAAGGCGCGAGAGCTTCTGAAAAGCGCCCCGGGGGTGATCGTCGAGGACGATCCCGCACGGAACCTGTACCCCCTCGCCATAAACGCGGCGGGCAGGGACGAGGTGTTTGTCGGCAGGATCCGCGACGACGAATCGATCCCAAACGGCATCAACATGTGGATCGTTTCGGACAACATTCGCAAGGGCGCCGCGCTGAACGCGGTGCAGATCGCCGAGCTCCTTATAAAAAAGGGGATGGTGAAATAG
- a CDS encoding HD domain-containing phosphohydrolase — MNKDTGRLNDIMRIGSDLNDIQDLDILLERILSEARKVVNADAGSIYIRDGDFLVFSHSQNDTLRKKLPHGQKLIYTTFRLPINRKSLSGYVASTGEILNTPDVYNIPPEASYHFDSTYDQISQYRSTSVLTVPLKTSRDHIVGVLQIINAMDDSGGFVPFDSALEPYVLHFAGIASMVLQRAQMTRTLLLRMISMAELRDPKETGAHVNRVASYSVELYERWAQRRGVPRPTIDRNRDILRMAAMLHDVGKVAISDLILKKPAKFTDEEFEIMKRHTYLGARLFRERQSEFDEVAAVVALTHHENWDGTGYPGRVDGNTCEPVEGNVGEKAEPIKGEEIPIYGRIVALADVYDALSSRRVYKEPWEEDSVLDEIKKLSGRKFDPELIDVFFENLDFIRSIRQRYPEPD, encoded by the coding sequence ATGAACAAAGACACCGGCAGACTGAATGACATTATGAGAATCGGGTCCGACCTCAACGATATCCAGGACCTCGATATCCTGCTCGAAAGAATCCTCTCCGAGGCGAGGAAGGTCGTCAACGCCGATGCCGGATCGATCTACATCCGCGACGGCGATTTTCTCGTATTCAGCCACTCTCAGAACGACACTTTGCGGAAAAAACTTCCGCACGGCCAGAAGCTGATATACACGACATTCAGACTGCCCATCAACCGAAAGTCCCTTTCGGGCTATGTCGCCTCGACCGGAGAGATACTCAATACGCCCGACGTATACAATATCCCTCCGGAGGCATCCTATCATTTCGATTCGACATACGATCAAATTTCACAGTACCGGAGCACCTCGGTCCTTACCGTCCCCCTCAAGACAAGCCGCGACCACATCGTAGGTGTTTTACAGATCATCAACGCCATGGACGATTCGGGCGGGTTTGTCCCATTCGACAGCGCACTGGAGCCCTACGTGCTTCATTTCGCCGGAATCGCGAGCATGGTCCTCCAGCGCGCGCAGATGACCCGCACGCTCCTTCTTCGAATGATCAGCATGGCCGAGCTTCGGGATCCCAAGGAAACCGGGGCGCACGTCAACCGCGTTGCCTCGTATTCGGTCGAATTGTACGAGCGCTGGGCCCAGCGCCGCGGCGTTCCCCGCCCGACAATCGACCGGAACAGGGATATTTTGCGCATGGCTGCGATGCTGCACGATGTGGGCAAAGTCGCCATATCGGACCTTATTTTAAAGAAGCCCGCTAAGTTCACCGACGAGGAATTCGAGATCATGAAGCGGCATACCTATCTCGGCGCCCGCCTTTTCCGCGAGCGGCAGTCCGAGTTTGACGAGGTCGCCGCGGTCGTCGCCCTCACCCACCATGAAAACTGGGACGGCACGGGCTACCCCGGACGCGTGGACGGGAATACCTGTGAACCGGTCGAAGGGAATGTCGGGGAAAAGGCCGAACCGATCAAAGGCGAGGAGATTCCCATTTACGGGCGCATTGTCGCGCTCGCCGACGTTTACGACGCGCTCTCGTCGCGCCGCGTGTACAAGGAGCCGTGGGAGGAGGATTCGGTGCTCGATGAAATTAAAAAGCTCTCGGGCCGAAAGTTCGACCCGGAGCTTATCGATGTCTTTTTCGAAAACCTCGATTTTATCCGTTCGATCAGGCAGCGCTACCCCGAACCGGATTGA
- a CDS encoding FapA family protein has protein sequence MKLALCYFDTAVSRMFVEKTDEKGEKAVTLSSPHNFVYRDEIVAKVVSVEDPADAELEIDKGYSFHVIEKNPSFKPGEGIYQDQFSSTYKASEYGFVILDRNTQRLRLITPIQISKDKVRAYFVIFPTKFMKVPAYVDIEKALQQRKILAILDKESIEEQLSKIDLAQPVVNRVLVARGKEPVTGYDEYFIPLIKLEKKVGKVLEDGRMDFKEVDSIIEIRRGQEVLKKIPGVKSEDGMDIYGEKVDAAFEAKDGFSRGGHVVESMGDGSVFVSDIDGCLSLEGKKISVSPFAIIKGNVDYDSGNIDFNGSVHVLGSVLPGFSVKARGDIIVDKNVDDAYLEADGDVTVKHGISGKGTMKIIAGGRVRSKYILNSTVEAVKDIEVEDSIINSKVFSNDRISVTARNGKIIGGEIIARHEIVVNVAGVSRENITKLTVGESLFVERELIEIRREADSVKTVVQEIMRKIKASFGEGLFEDPKKFLAILPPVKKKNCLLMLQELTAHNRELGEINKKRIEVEAKLKLERDPVVIVTEEVFPGTVISIKKRKRRIEEKLVNVKFYEDPSDKEIRYTAAV, from the coding sequence ATGAAGCTCGCATTATGTTACTTTGACACTGCAGTCTCCAGAATGTTTGTGGAGAAGACCGACGAGAAGGGAGAGAAAGCGGTCACGCTCTCTTCCCCGCATAACTTTGTTTATCGGGATGAAATAGTCGCCAAAGTGGTCAGTGTCGAAGACCCCGCCGACGCCGAACTTGAAATAGACAAGGGGTACTCATTCCATGTTATTGAAAAGAACCCTTCATTCAAACCGGGAGAGGGAATTTACCAGGACCAGTTTTCATCGACTTACAAGGCCTCCGAATACGGATTCGTAATACTCGATCGGAATACCCAGAGGCTGCGGCTTATTACGCCCATTCAGATATCCAAGGACAAGGTGAGGGCATATTTCGTCATATTTCCCACCAAATTCATGAAGGTGCCGGCGTATGTCGACATCGAAAAAGCGCTGCAGCAAAGAAAGATACTCGCCATTCTCGACAAGGAATCGATCGAGGAGCAACTCTCCAAGATCGACCTCGCGCAGCCCGTGGTCAATCGCGTACTGGTCGCAAGGGGGAAAGAGCCGGTTACCGGATACGACGAGTATTTCATTCCGCTCATCAAACTCGAAAAGAAGGTCGGCAAGGTCCTCGAAGACGGGCGTATGGATTTCAAGGAGGTCGACTCCATAATCGAGATCAGGCGCGGTCAGGAAGTCTTGAAGAAGATTCCGGGGGTAAAGTCCGAAGACGGCATGGACATTTACGGCGAGAAAGTGGACGCCGCTTTCGAGGCCAAAGATGGATTCAGCAGGGGGGGGCATGTCGTTGAGTCCATGGGAGACGGATCGGTCTTCGTATCGGACATCGATGGCTGCCTCAGTCTGGAGGGCAAAAAGATCTCAGTATCGCCGTTCGCCATCATCAAGGGCAACGTGGATTATGATTCGGGCAATATCGATTTCAACGGTTCGGTTCATGTGCTCGGTTCGGTACTGCCGGGCTTTTCGGTAAAGGCGAGGGGAGACATCATCGTCGACAAGAACGTGGACGACGCCTACCTTGAGGCCGATGGAGATGTTACCGTCAAACATGGTATTTCCGGGAAAGGGACGATGAAGATCATCGCCGGCGGCAGGGTTCGCTCGAAATATATCCTGAATTCAACGGTTGAGGCGGTGAAGGACATCGAAGTGGAGGACTCCATTATCAACAGCAAGGTATTCTCGAACGACCGCATATCGGTCACCGCGCGAAACGGAAAAATCATAGGCGGCGAGATCATTGCGCGTCACGAGATAGTGGTGAATGTGGCAGGCGTGTCAAGGGAGAACATCACGAAGCTCACCGTGGGGGAGAGCCTGTTCGTGGAGAGGGAGCTAATAGAAATACGCCGGGAGGCCGACTCGGTTAAAACGGTGGTTCAGGAGATAATGCGGAAAATAAAGGCCAGTTTCGGCGAGGGCCTTTTCGAGGACCCCAAAAAGTTTCTGGCGATACTGCCGCCCGTTAAGAAGAAGAACTGCCTGCTCATGCTCCAGGAGCTCACGGCGCACAACAGGGAGCTCGGCGAAATCAATAAAAAGCGCATCGAGGTGGAGGCGAAGCTCAAGCTGGAGCGCGACCCGGTGGTCATCGTCACCGAGGAGGTGTTCCCCGGAACGGTGATAAGCATCAAGAAACGCAAGCGCCGGATAGAGGAAAAGCTCGTCAACGTGAAATTCTACGAGGATCCCTCCGACAAGGAGATCCGCTACACGGCCGCGGTGTAG
- a CDS encoding twin-arginine translocase TatA/TatE family subunit, whose product MGMPGIWELVIIFLIVLLVFGAGKIPKIAKDVGSGIREFKKSITGEDESADKKK is encoded by the coding sequence ATGGGAATGCCTGGCATTTGGGAGCTGGTTATAATCTTCCTGATCGTGCTGCTTGTTTTCGGCGCCGGTAAAATACCGAAAATCGCCAAGGACGTTGGCAGCGGCATACGCGAATTCAAGAAATCGATTACCGGCGAAGACGAAAGCGCGGATAAAAAAAAGTAG
- a CDS encoding formate dehydrogenase accessory protein FdhE: MGRDSVEFFRFVYSYQAECIDAYTGIAFDGDWVRPGEMPIVNGDLFAIAQGEDTLLREGMGMLLSKISELHCGMDFDPLRDFFSVGTDPMNRAARALLTRDFGALSAQSQACSLGIEEYIFVLVNWLKPFFAALAEKFGAGVRQDEWMGPHCPVCGFYPDMAKIVGAKDGRRFLHCALCEYEWHFKRIACTVCDNEDTEKLGYFAGEGETAYRIDFCDECKGYIKTVQLGKFREPENCDLTVENILTPDLDAAAMKKGYARP; the protein is encoded by the coding sequence TTGGGGCGGGATTCGGTCGAATTCTTCCGTTTCGTCTACTCGTACCAGGCTGAATGCATCGACGCGTACACCGGCATTGCGTTCGATGGTGACTGGGTTCGCCCCGGCGAAATGCCGATCGTCAACGGCGATTTATTCGCGATCGCACAGGGAGAAGACACCCTGCTTCGCGAAGGGATGGGCATGCTGCTTTCGAAAATCTCGGAGCTTCACTGCGGGATGGACTTCGACCCTCTGCGGGACTTTTTTTCAGTCGGTACGGATCCGATGAACCGGGCCGCCCGGGCGCTCCTTACGCGGGATTTCGGCGCCTTATCAGCTCAATCGCAGGCATGCAGTCTCGGCATCGAAGAGTATATCTTTGTGCTGGTTAACTGGCTCAAGCCTTTTTTCGCGGCCCTGGCGGAAAAGTTCGGTGCCGGTGTGCGGCAGGACGAATGGATGGGGCCGCACTGCCCGGTATGCGGGTTTTATCCAGACATGGCCAAGATCGTCGGCGCCAAAGACGGAAGGCGCTTTCTGCACTGTGCGCTGTGCGAGTATGAATGGCATTTTAAACGCATCGCTTGCACGGTATGCGATAACGAAGACACGGAAAAACTCGGCTATTTCGCCGGGGAAGGGGAAACCGCTTACCGGATCGATTTTTGCGACGAATGCAAGGGGTATATAAAGACGGTCCAGCTTGGAAAATTCCGGGAACCGGAAAACTGCGATCTGACCGTCGAAAACATTCTCACTCCGGACCTGGATGCCGCGGCGATGAAAAAAGGATACGCGCGACCGTAA
- a CDS encoding methyltransferase domain-containing protein — translation MSTEARRVKADYFHELAPGWDEKVGNNAGRKEKLRRVFDMIEIRKGARVLDVGCGSGVLFRFIEEKTGPDGTILAVDPAEGMIDRAKELHRDFDNIQYSVGFIEDSGLPHGEFDVALCYAVLPHIEDIPRSLKVLYRALVSGGRVYIFHPDDTRALNEFHAALNGPIQKDVLPAEDELRVLLADAGFRVLSYIDEPGLNFVECEK, via the coding sequence ATGAGCACTGAAGCGCGTCGCGTAAAAGCCGATTATTTCCATGAGCTCGCACCGGGATGGGACGAGAAGGTGGGAAACAACGCCGGCCGGAAAGAAAAACTGCGAAGGGTTTTCGACATGATCGAAATCCGCAAGGGCGCCAGGGTACTCGATGTCGGGTGCGGTTCGGGTGTTCTTTTCCGGTTCATCGAGGAAAAAACCGGCCCGGACGGAACCATCCTGGCCGTGGACCCCGCCGAGGGCATGATCGATCGGGCGAAGGAGCTTCATCGTGATTTCGACAACATCCAATACAGCGTGGGGTTCATCGAAGATTCCGGACTTCCGCACGGGGAATTCGACGTGGCGCTGTGCTACGCGGTTCTTCCGCACATTGAAGACATCCCACGGTCGCTGAAGGTGCTGTACCGGGCGCTTGTATCCGGAGGCCGGGTCTATATTTTTCACCCGGACGATACACGGGCGCTGAATGAATTCCATGCCGCCCTGAACGGCCCGATACAAAAAGACGTGCTGCCGGCCGAGGACGAACTGCGCGTGCTCCTCGCCGATGCAGGCTTCAGGGTGCTCAGCTATATCGACGAGCCCGGCCTTAATTTCGTCGAGTGCGAAAAATGA
- a CDS encoding ABC transporter ATP-binding protein — translation MMKTLIVRNLSYRYPDGRRALDGVNIEVDEGMRVCLAGKNGSGKTTLFLNIDGLLDGDGFISVMGIERSAGTMARIRRSIGFLFSQVEHQFIMTDLLNDVILSVGDEAPDIGAKRKAAMEWLERFDLSRYADRNPLELSAGEMKRAALAGVLARRPGLLLLDEALGGLDRENGEKLAAILRSLSTTMLIATHRRFMVEEVATHVAVMEEGAITGIYEKKKALKMRTVQKFLF, via the coding sequence ATGATGAAAACGCTGATTGTGCGAAACCTCAGCTACCGCTATCCCGACGGGCGGAGGGCGCTCGACGGCGTAAATATCGAGGTCGATGAGGGAATGCGTGTCTGTCTGGCGGGAAAAAACGGCAGCGGTAAAACGACGCTTTTTCTGAACATTGACGGCCTGCTTGACGGCGACGGGTTTATTTCGGTGATGGGGATAGAGCGGAGCGCGGGGACCATGGCGCGCATACGCAGAAGCATCGGGTTCCTTTTCAGCCAGGTCGAGCACCAGTTCATCATGACCGATCTCCTGAACGATGTCATCCTGAGCGTCGGCGACGAGGCGCCGGATATCGGAGCCAAAAGGAAGGCGGCGATGGAATGGCTCGAGCGCTTCGACCTTTCGCGCTACGCGGACCGTAACCCGCTGGAGCTTTCGGCCGGCGAGATGAAGCGTGCGGCGCTTGCCGGGGTGCTCGCCCGGCGGCCCGGCCTCCTGCTCCTCGACGAGGCATTGGGCGGGCTTGACCGCGAAAACGGCGAAAAGCTCGCGGCGATTCTCCGCTCGCTTTCCACCACCATGCTCATCGCGACGCACCGGCGCTTCATGGTGGAGGAGGTCGCCACGCATGTGGCGGTGATGGAGGAAGGTGCAATTACCGGTATCTATGAGAAGAAGAAGGCGTTGAAAA